A single Iodidimonas sp. SYSU 1G8 DNA region contains:
- the gshB gene encoding glutathione synthase, whose amino-acid sequence MTLAVAIQMDPIAGININGDSTFALALEAQRRGHGLYYYLPKDLSFVHGRVVAYAHPLQVRREPGNHFTLGAGETIDLATFDVVLLRQDPPFDMGYITTTHLLEHVHPKTLVVNDPHHVRNAPEKLFVTRFPDLMPPTLISASQRDIAEFRKEHQDIIMKPLFGNGGAGVFRVKPDDENFNALFEMFTQFYREPIVVQRYVPEVRKGDKRIIIVDGRAVGAINRVPAQGESRSNMHVGGRPEKSALTRREKEICEAIGPALAERGLIFVGIDVIGDYLTEINVTSPTGIQEIDRFDGSNIAGLVWDAIEARRVRM is encoded by the coding sequence ATGACCCTGGCCGTTGCCATCCAGATGGATCCGATCGCCGGCATCAACATCAACGGCGACAGCACGTTCGCGCTGGCGCTGGAGGCGCAGCGGCGCGGCCACGGGCTGTATTACTACCTGCCCAAGGACCTCAGCTTCGTGCATGGCCGGGTCGTCGCCTACGCCCATCCGCTGCAGGTGCGGCGCGAGCCGGGCAATCATTTCACCCTGGGCGCGGGCGAGACCATCGACCTCGCCACCTTCGACGTGGTGCTGCTGCGCCAGGACCCGCCCTTCGACATGGGCTACATCACCACCACCCATCTGCTGGAGCACGTCCACCCCAAGACGCTGGTGGTCAACGATCCGCATCATGTGCGCAACGCGCCGGAGAAGCTGTTCGTCACCCGCTTTCCCGACCTGATGCCGCCGACCCTGATCAGCGCCAGCCAGCGCGACATCGCCGAGTTCCGCAAGGAGCACCAGGACATCATCATGAAGCCGCTGTTCGGCAATGGCGGCGCGGGCGTGTTCCGGGTGAAGCCGGACGACGAGAACTTCAACGCCCTGTTCGAGATGTTCACCCAGTTCTACCGCGAGCCCATCGTGGTCCAGCGCTACGTGCCCGAGGTGCGCAAGGGCGACAAGCGGATCATCATCGTCGACGGCCGCGCCGTGGGCGCCATCAACCGCGTGCCCGCGCAGGGCGAATCCCGCTCCAACATGCATGTGGGCGGCCGGCCCGAGAAATCGGCGCTGACCCGGCGCGAGAAGGAAATCTGCGAGGCCATCGGCCCGGCGCTGGCCGAGCGCGGCCTGATCTTCGTCGGCATCGACGTGATCGGCGACTACCTGACCGAGATCAACGTCACCTCGCCGACCGGCATCCAGGAAATCGACCGCTTCGACGGCAGCAACATCGCCGGGCTGGTCTGGGACGCCATCGAGGCCCGCCGCGTGCGCATGTAG
- a CDS encoding GIY-YIG nuclease family protein has translation MFNAFVYILASQRNGTLYVGVTTNLPKRIHEHRTDALEGFTSRYNVKMLVYYEAHDSIEGAIWREKALKKWRRQWKLQLIEDSNPQWRDPFDDIAVP, from the coding sequence ATGTTCAACGCTTTCGTTTACATCCTTGCCAGCCAACGCAATGGCACGCTGTACGTCGGCGTGACGACAAACCTGCCAAAGCGAATCCATGAACATCGAACCGATGCTCTCGAGGGCTTCACCTCACGCTACAATGTGAAAATGCTGGTCTACTATGAAGCGCACGACAGCATTGAAGGGGCGATCTGGCGGGAGAAGGCGCTCAAGAAATGGCGGCGGCAATGGAAGCTGCAGCTGATCGAAGATAGCAATCCACAATGGCGCGATCCGTTCGACGATATCGCCGTTCCGTGA
- the rsmI gene encoding 16S rRNA (cytidine(1402)-2'-O)-methyltransferase has product MKALDGQVKLTPGLYLVATPIGNLRDVTLRALDVLGAASTVACEDTRVTRRLLDRYDITTPLSRYDDHSSEADRQRLIDRMLAGEAIALASDAGTPLVSDPGFKLVRAAIAAGVTVVPIPGPSSVLAALCLAGLPTDRFSFGGFLPEKRVARQNALNELLRQPGTHVVFESARRLPASLADLAALAPDRPVVVARELTKHFEEGVRGTAAELAARYQKEGPPRGEVVLVIGPPDEADAEAADLDAALRTALRDLSVKEAASAVAFMTGLPRREVYARAVTLSKAKDEVGDEP; this is encoded by the coding sequence ATGAAAGCCTTGGACGGCCAAGTCAAATTGACGCCGGGGCTTTACCTCGTCGCGACACCCATCGGCAATCTGCGTGATGTCACCTTGCGGGCCCTCGATGTGCTGGGCGCGGCCAGCACCGTGGCCTGCGAGGATACGCGTGTGACCCGGCGGTTGCTGGATCGTTACGACATCACAACCCCACTCAGCCGCTATGACGACCACAGCAGCGAAGCCGATCGCCAGCGCCTGATCGACCGCATGCTGGCGGGCGAGGCGATCGCGCTGGCCAGCGACGCGGGCACGCCGCTCGTGTCCGATCCGGGATTCAAGCTGGTGCGCGCCGCCATCGCGGCCGGCGTCACGGTGGTGCCGATTCCCGGCCCGTCCTCGGTGCTGGCGGCGCTGTGCCTTGCCGGCCTGCCGACCGACCGCTTCAGTTTCGGCGGCTTCCTGCCCGAAAAGAGGGTGGCGCGCCAGAACGCGCTGAACGAGCTGCTGCGCCAGCCCGGAACTCATGTGGTGTTCGAATCGGCGCGCCGGCTGCCCGCCTCGCTGGCCGATCTGGCGGCGCTGGCGCCGGACCGGCCCGTGGTCGTGGCGCGCGAGCTGACCAAACATTTCGAGGAAGGCGTGCGCGGCACCGCCGCCGAGCTGGCCGCGCGCTACCAGAAAGAGGGGCCGCCGCGCGGCGAGGTCGTGCTGGTGATCGGCCCGCCCGACGAGGCCGACGCCGAGGCCGCCGACCTCGACGCGGCGCTGCGCACGGCGCTGCGCGACCTCAGCGTCAAGGAAGCGGCCAGCGCCGTGGCTTTCATGACCGGCCTGCCGCGCCGCGAGGTCTATGCCCGGGCCGTCACCCTGTCGAAGGCCAAGGACGAGGTCGGGGACGAGCCATGA
- a CDS encoding penicillin-binding protein activator: MTVSRLIRTHLCPLFLAASMMPLSACGADLREEVIIDTPPPPTIAAIAPEPQEEIPTAPVKQDKYYEQGVVKVGILLPLSGRNAALGQSMLDAAQLALFDVGDEKIVLLPRDTEGPQGAAGAAQDAIDDGAQILLGPIFADAIRTAGPVARHYRVPLVGFSTDHTVAGNGVYIMGFTPQQQVERIVKYSIDQGRKRIAALVPQSAYGTMVTEALRNAVSRHGGTLVAVETFQETEEALSDPVRRLADRKVAAPAPTPDPMAGPGAPAVMVQESYDYPYDAVLIAAGGGLLRTLAPMLTYYDIDPDKVKFLGTGLWDDAGLRAEPALAGAWYAGPTPESGVSFAQHFTKTYSGTAPRVSSIAYDAVALVAALKKSRPERPFAPEALTDPKGFAGVDGVFRFGPDGIAERGLAVVQITPAGSQAVDLAPREFGTSYAGPRN; the protein is encoded by the coding sequence ATGACCGTTTCGCGCCTTATCCGTACCCATCTTTGCCCGCTTTTCCTGGCCGCTTCAATGATGCCGTTGAGCGCGTGCGGCGCCGATCTGCGCGAGGAGGTGATCATCGACACGCCGCCGCCGCCCACGATCGCGGCCATCGCGCCGGAGCCGCAGGAGGAAATTCCGACCGCGCCGGTCAAGCAGGACAAATATTACGAACAGGGCGTGGTGAAGGTGGGCATCCTGCTGCCCCTGTCCGGCCGCAACGCGGCGCTGGGCCAGTCCATGCTTGATGCCGCGCAGCTGGCGCTGTTCGACGTGGGCGACGAAAAGATCGTGCTGCTGCCGCGTGACACGGAAGGTCCGCAAGGCGCCGCCGGCGCGGCTCAGGACGCCATCGACGACGGCGCGCAGATCCTGCTCGGCCCCATCTTCGCCGACGCCATTCGCACGGCGGGACCGGTGGCGCGCCACTACCGCGTGCCGCTGGTCGGTTTCTCGACCGACCACACCGTCGCCGGCAACGGCGTCTACATCATGGGCTTCACGCCGCAGCAGCAGGTCGAGCGGATCGTCAAATACTCCATCGACCAGGGCCGCAAGCGAATCGCCGCGCTGGTGCCGCAATCGGCCTATGGCACCATGGTGACCGAAGCGTTGCGCAATGCGGTGAGCCGTCACGGCGGCACGCTGGTCGCCGTCGAAACCTTCCAGGAAACAGAGGAAGCGCTGTCCGATCCGGTTCGGCGCCTCGCCGACCGCAAGGTCGCGGCGCCCGCCCCGACGCCCGATCCCATGGCGGGTCCGGGCGCGCCCGCGGTGATGGTGCAGGAGAGCTACGACTACCCCTATGACGCCGTGCTGATCGCGGCGGGCGGCGGGCTGCTGCGCACACTGGCGCCCATGCTGACCTATTACGACATCGATCCGGACAAGGTGAAGTTCCTGGGCACCGGCCTGTGGGACGATGCCGGGCTGCGCGCCGAGCCGGCGCTGGCGGGCGCCTGGTATGCCGGGCCGACGCCCGAATCCGGCGTGTCGTTCGCCCAGCATTTCACCAAGACCTACAGCGGCACCGCGCCGCGCGTCTCCAGCATCGCCTATGACGCCGTCGCCCTGGTCGCCGCGCTGAAGAAGAGCCGGCCCGAGCGCCCGTTCGCGCCGGAGGCCCTGACCGATCCCAAGGGTTTCGCCGGCGTCGACGGCGTATTCCGCTTCGGTCCGGACGGCATCGCCGAACGCGGTCTCGCGGTGGTGCAGATCACACCGGCGGGGTCGCAGGCGGTGGACCTGGCGCCGCGTGAATTCGGCACCAGCTATGCCGGGCCCCGCAACTAG
- the hrcA gene encoding heat-inducible transcriptional repressor HrcA has product MIEEFNERTRRILRGIVEAYLETGEPVGSRTLVQRLGLNLSSASIRNVMADLEDAGLLFSPHTSAGRMPTERGLRIFVDGLLEIGNLTHEERNAIQGRIGSGGQTIDGVLQQASALLSGLSHGAGLVMAPKLNVAIRHMEFVSLNPGRALAVLVTEDGQVENRIMEVPADMMPSTLTRAGNYLNARMTGRTLDEAKAFIIEELTQHQAELDELSGKVVEDGLAIWTGPTDGEQTLIVRGQSNLLENLQATEDLERIRRLLEDLENKREFVHLLELAKEAEGVRVFIGSENQLFSLSGSSLILAPYANEKRNVIGILGVIGPTRINYARIVPMVDYTARVVGRLLS; this is encoded by the coding sequence ATGATCGAGGAATTCAACGAGCGCACGCGCCGGATCCTGCGCGGCATTGTGGAAGCCTATCTGGAAACCGGCGAGCCGGTGGGTTCGCGCACCCTTGTCCAGCGCCTCGGCCTCAACCTTTCCTCGGCCAGCATCCGCAACGTGATGGCGGATCTGGAGGATGCCGGCCTGCTGTTCTCGCCGCATACCTCGGCCGGGCGCATGCCCACCGAACGCGGCCTGCGTATCTTCGTCGACGGCCTGCTGGAAATCGGCAACCTGACCCATGAAGAACGCAATGCCATCCAGGGCCGCATCGGCTCGGGCGGTCAGACCATCGACGGCGTGCTGCAGCAGGCGTCGGCGCTGTTGTCGGGCCTGTCGCACGGCGCCGGACTGGTGATGGCGCCCAAGCTGAACGTGGCGATCCGGCACATGGAGTTCGTCAGCCTGAATCCGGGCCGGGCGCTGGCGGTGCTGGTGACCGAGGACGGTCAGGTGGAGAACCGGATCATGGAAGTGCCGGCGGACATGATGCCGTCGACCCTGACCCGCGCCGGCAACTATCTCAACGCGCGCATGACCGGCCGCACGCTGGACGAGGCCAAGGCCTTCATCATCGAGGAGCTGACCCAGCACCAGGCCGAGCTGGACGAGTTGTCCGGCAAGGTGGTCGAGGACGGGCTGGCGATCTGGACCGGGCCGACCGATGGCGAGCAGACGCTGATCGTGCGCGGCCAGAGCAATCTGCTGGAAAACCTGCAGGCCACCGAGGACCTGGAGCGCATCCGGCGGCTGCTGGAAGACCTTGAAAACAAGCGCGAGTTCGTCCATCTGCTGGAGCTGGCCAAGGAAGCGGAGGGCGTGCGCGTCTTCATCGGGTCGGAGAACCAGCTGTTCAGCCTGTCCGGCTCGTCACTGATTCTGGCGCCCTATGCCAATGAAAAGCGCAACGTGATCGGCATTCTGGGCGTGATCGGTCCGACCCGGATCAATTACGCGCGGATCGTGCCGATGGTCGATTATACCGCCCGCGTCGTGGGCCGGCTTTTGAGTTGA
- the hemW gene encoding radical SAM family heme chaperone HemW codes for MPVSDPSGNPGFGVYLHWPFCLAKCPYCDFNSHVRETVDQARWRAALLTEIDHTAALTPGRVVTSVFFGGGTPSLMDPETVAAAIERIGARWGYAPDPEITLEANPTSVEAARFAAYAAGGVNRVSLGVQALNDVDLKALGRGHSSAQALAAIALARDIFPRYSFDLIYARPGQTVPVWQAELAQGLALAGDHLSLYQLTIEEGTAFHAAWREGRLVLPDEDTAAELYETTQAMMAAAGMPAYEISNHAAPGGHSRHNMTYWRYGEYAGIGPGAHGRLHLDGAVVATAQRRKPETWLDLVEGRGHGTEVMNPVAPVESGEEMIMMGLRTTSGVDLLRLEALTGAPLDDAVDRDALAMMLGQGLLVRSAQALTATPRAWPVLNEVIRRLLG; via the coding sequence ATGCCTGTTTCTGATCCGTCAGGGAATCCGGGGTTCGGTGTTTACCTGCACTGGCCGTTCTGCCTCGCCAAGTGCCCCTATTGCGACTTCAACAGCCATGTGCGCGAGACGGTCGACCAGGCCCGCTGGCGCGCGGCGCTGCTGACCGAGATCGACCACACCGCTGCGCTGACGCCGGGCCGCGTGGTGACCAGCGTCTTCTTCGGCGGCGGCACGCCCTCGCTGATGGACCCGGAAACGGTCGCCGCCGCCATCGAGCGCATCGGCGCGCGCTGGGGCTACGCGCCCGATCCGGAAATTACCCTAGAGGCCAACCCGACCAGCGTCGAGGCGGCGCGCTTTGCCGCCTATGCGGCGGGCGGCGTCAACCGGGTGTCCCTTGGCGTGCAGGCGCTGAACGATGTGGATCTCAAGGCGCTGGGGCGCGGCCACAGCAGCGCGCAGGCGCTGGCCGCTATCGCGCTCGCCCGCGACATCTTCCCGCGCTACAGCTTCGACCTGATCTATGCGCGGCCAGGCCAGACCGTGCCGGTCTGGCAGGCGGAACTGGCGCAGGGACTGGCGCTGGCCGGCGATCATCTGTCGCTCTACCAGCTCACCATCGAGGAAGGCACCGCCTTCCACGCCGCCTGGCGCGAGGGCCGGCTGGTGCTGCCCGACGAGGATACCGCCGCCGAACTCTACGAGACGACCCAGGCAATGATGGCGGCGGCGGGCATGCCGGCCTACGAAATTTCCAATCACGCCGCGCCGGGCGGGCACAGCCGCCACAACATGACCTACTGGCGCTATGGCGAATATGCCGGCATCGGCCCCGGCGCCCATGGCCGTCTGCATCTCGATGGCGCGGTCGTCGCCACCGCCCAGCGCCGCAAGCCCGAAACATGGCTCGATCTGGTCGAGGGCAGGGGTCACGGCACCGAAGTGATGAACCCGGTGGCGCCCGTCGAAAGCGGCGAGGAGATGATCATGATGGGCCTGCGCACCACCAGCGGCGTCGATCTGCTCCGGCTGGAAGCGCTGACCGGCGCGCCGCTCGACGACGCGGTGGACAGGGACGCCCTCGCCATGATGCTCGGCCAAGGCTTGCTGGTCCGCTCGGCGCAGGCGCTGACCGCCACGCCTCGGGCGTGGCCGGTCCTCAACGAAGTGATCCGGCGGCTGTTGGGCTAG
- a CDS encoding YraN family protein, producing the protein MRRTTAQRQRAFRAGRMAETLCVWALRLKGYRILARNWKTAAGEADIVARRGGLIAFVEVKARASHAAGIEAVSVRQQRRVRRAAEIFMAAHPSLASLDMRFDIMTIAPGSWPTHSPGAWGYE; encoded by the coding sequence ATGAGACGCACGACGGCCCAGCGCCAGCGCGCCTTCCGCGCCGGACGGATGGCCGAGACCCTGTGCGTCTGGGCCCTGCGCCTGAAGGGCTACCGCATCCTGGCGCGCAACTGGAAAACGGCGGCGGGCGAGGCCGACATCGTCGCCCGGCGCGGCGGGCTGATCGCCTTCGTCGAGGTCAAGGCGCGCGCGAGCCACGCGGCGGGTATCGAGGCGGTTTCCGTGCGCCAGCAGCGCCGCGTGCGCCGGGCGGCCGAGATTTTCATGGCCGCGCATCCGTCGCTCGCGAGCCTGGACATGCGCTTCGACATCATGACGATTGCGCCCGGCAGTTGGCCGACCCATAGTCCCGGCGCGTGGGGATATGAATAG
- the pyrE gene encoding orotate phosphoribosyltransferase, giving the protein MSDAASFLAPNNARLAEIIRARSFGMGKTIRLASGRESNFYFNMKPTMLDPEGSALIAAAFVEVLKAERPAFIAGLELGAVPPLACATMASWWAGVPVPCLIVRKQVKEHGTRLPIEGLASEDALKGARVLMIEDVTTTGGSVLRAVHTMRELGAEVTKVLTIVDRQEGADEELAKEGLELLSVFRAETFLRG; this is encoded by the coding sequence ATGTCCGACGCCGCCAGTTTCCTTGCGCCCAACAATGCGCGCCTTGCCGAGATCATCCGCGCCAGGTCGTTCGGCATGGGCAAGACCATCCGGCTGGCGTCGGGGCGCGAGAGCAATTTCTATTTCAACATGAAGCCGACCATGCTGGACCCGGAAGGGTCGGCGCTGATCGCCGCCGCCTTCGTCGAGGTGCTGAAGGCCGAGCGTCCCGCCTTCATCGCCGGGCTGGAGCTGGGCGCGGTGCCGCCGCTGGCCTGCGCCACCATGGCGAGCTGGTGGGCCGGCGTGCCGGTGCCCTGCCTGATCGTGCGCAAGCAGGTTAAGGAGCACGGCACCCGCCTGCCCATCGAGGGGCTGGCGTCCGAAGACGCGCTGAAGGGCGCCAGGGTGCTGATGATCGAGGACGTCACCACCACGGGCGGCTCGGTCCTGCGCGCGGTGCACACCATGCGCGAGCTGGGCGCCGAGGTCACCAAGGTGCTGACCATCGTCGACCGCCAGGAAGGCGCCGACGAGGAGCTGGCCAAGGAAGGGCTGGAGCTCTTGTCGGTGTTCCGCGCGGAGACGTTTTTGCGGGGTTGA
- the grpE gene encoding nucleotide exchange factor GrpE yields MTTQANDIPENDADHGETDASEAVDLTARLELAEAEAADLKDKLLRAVAEAENVRRRAQKELEDGRKYAITGFARDLLAVADNLGRALDALPEGAENDPQFGALVQGVQLTGRELANVLERHGVKEVRPHGEKFDHNLHQAMFEVEDAEQPHGTVNQVLQVGYTIGDRLLRPAMVGVTKAPVSTDAGK; encoded by the coding sequence ATGACCACGCAAGCGAACGACATCCCCGAGAACGACGCCGACCATGGCGAGACCGACGCCAGCGAAGCCGTCGACCTGACCGCGCGCCTGGAGCTGGCCGAAGCCGAGGCCGCGGACCTGAAGGACAAGCTGCTGCGCGCCGTGGCCGAGGCCGAGAACGTGCGCCGCCGGGCCCAGAAGGAACTGGAAGACGGGCGCAAATACGCCATCACCGGCTTTGCCCGCGATCTGCTCGCCGTGGCCGACAATCTGGGCCGGGCGCTCGACGCGCTGCCCGAGGGCGCCGAGAACGATCCCCAATTCGGCGCGCTGGTGCAAGGCGTGCAGCTGACGGGCCGCGAGCTGGCCAACGTGCTGGAGCGCCACGGCGTGAAGGAAGTGCGCCCGCACGGCGAAAAGTTCGATCACAATCTCCACCAGGCGATGTTCGAGGTGGAAGATGCCGAACAGCCGCACGGCACGGTGAACCAGGTGCTGCAGGTCGGCTACACCATCGGCGACCGGCTGCTGCGCCCCGCCATGGTCGGTGTGACCAAGGCCCCCGTGAGCACCGACGCCGGGAAGTGA
- the rdgB gene encoding RdgB/HAM1 family non-canonical purine NTP pyrophosphatase, with protein MSARRVTGGRLVVATHNPGKVREIGDLLRPFHVEPVSAGELGLPEPEETGTTFRANAELKALAAATASGLPALADDSGLSVAALGGEPGIYSARWAGPGKDFRVAMEKIEELLAASGSPDRSAHFTCALSLAWPDGHVDTFEGHIHGALVWPPRGTRGFGYDPIFVADGDSITFGEMDPDAKHAISHRAVAFRQLIDACF; from the coding sequence ATGAGCGCGCGGCGCGTCACCGGCGGCCGGCTGGTGGTCGCCACCCACAATCCGGGCAAGGTCCGCGAGATCGGCGACCTGTTGCGCCCGTTTCACGTGGAACCTGTCTCGGCTGGCGAACTGGGCCTGCCCGAGCCGGAGGAAACCGGCACGACCTTCCGCGCCAACGCCGAACTGAAGGCGCTGGCGGCGGCGACGGCGTCGGGGCTGCCGGCGCTGGCCGATGATTCCGGCCTGTCCGTCGCCGCGCTGGGCGGCGAGCCGGGCATCTACTCGGCGCGCTGGGCCGGCCCCGGCAAGGATTTCCGCGTCGCGATGGAAAAGATCGAGGAGTTGCTGGCCGCCAGCGGCTCCCCTGACCGGAGCGCCCATTTCACCTGCGCCCTGTCGCTCGCTTGGCCCGATGGTCATGTGGACACCTTCGAAGGCCATATCCACGGCGCGCTGGTCTGGCCGCCGCGCGGTACGCGGGGCTTCGGCTACGACCCCATCTTCGTGGCCGATGGCGACAGCATCACCTTCGGCGAGATGGACCCGGACGCCAAGCATGCCATCAGCCACCGCGCCGTGGCGTTCCGGCAGCTGATCGATGCCTGTTTCTGA
- a CDS encoding metallophosphoesterase — protein sequence MAHLGSLSRWCVFALLGAALAIASCDRPAAPDVGESGAAAPPVFQTSDVYPEGSTARPWTHLNFLDDPDDFQFAIITDRTGGARPGVFEGILGKVNLLQPEFVMSVGDYIEGYVRDAGKVRAEWAEIDGMVKALEPPLFFVVGNHEIFDADSEAVWRERTGGVTWYHFLYRDTLFIALNTEDSRHPTPEEIVELDKALALYAQSPAAAAEFMKGNALIRTYVAETDAQRIGDAQTQWVLDLLARHKDVRWTFFFMHRPVWQQGIANFERIEAALAGRGYTMFAGHIHSHSWEQRNGRDYVGLGTSGGGWSPAGGPGEMDHVTWVTMRKDGPIFAHLLATGILAKDGVPDFAPGAEFCGPQYNIPCISKSRP from the coding sequence GTGGCCCATTTGGGAAGTCTTTCGAGATGGTGTGTTTTCGCGCTGCTCGGCGCGGCCCTCGCGATCGCATCGTGCGATCGGCCCGCCGCGCCTGACGTGGGCGAGTCTGGCGCCGCCGCGCCGCCCGTGTTCCAGACCTCCGACGTCTATCCCGAAGGATCCACGGCGCGGCCCTGGACCCATCTGAATTTCCTCGACGATCCCGACGACTTCCAGTTCGCCATCATCACCGACCGCACGGGCGGCGCGCGTCCCGGCGTGTTCGAGGGGATTCTGGGCAAGGTCAATCTGCTGCAGCCCGAATTCGTCATGAGCGTGGGCGACTACATCGAAGGCTATGTGCGCGACGCGGGCAAGGTCCGCGCCGAATGGGCCGAGATCGACGGCATGGTGAAGGCGCTCGAGCCGCCGCTGTTCTTCGTCGTCGGCAATCACGAGATTTTCGACGCGGACAGCGAGGCGGTCTGGCGCGAGCGGACCGGCGGCGTCACCTGGTACCACTTCCTCTACCGCGACACCCTGTTCATCGCCCTGAACACCGAAGACAGCCGCCATCCGACCCCCGAGGAGATCGTGGAGCTGGACAAGGCGCTGGCGCTCTATGCCCAGAGCCCGGCGGCGGCGGCCGAGTTCATGAAGGGCAATGCTCTCATCCGGACCTACGTCGCCGAGACCGACGCGCAGCGGATCGGCGACGCCCAGACCCAATGGGTGCTCGACCTGCTCGCGCGCCACAAGGACGTGCGCTGGACGTTCTTCTTCATGCATCGGCCGGTCTGGCAGCAGGGCATCGCCAATTTCGAGCGCATCGAGGCCGCCCTTGCCGGACGCGGCTACACCATGTTCGCCGGCCACATCCACAGCCATTCCTGGGAACAGCGCAATGGCCGCGACTATGTGGGCCTCGGCACCTCGGGCGGCGGCTGGTCGCCCGCCGGCGGCCCGGGCGAGATGGACCATGTCACCTGGGTGACCATGCGCAAGGATGGCCCCATCTTCGCCCATCTGCTGGCCACTGGCATCCTGGCCAAGGACGGCGTCCCCGATTTCGCCCCCGGCGCCGAGTTCTGCGGACCGCAATACAATATCCCCTGCATCTCGAAATCGCGGCCTTAG
- the rph gene encoding ribonuclease PH, producing the protein MRPSGRAADQLRPISLETGFSPYAEGSCLAKFGGTHVLCTASLDEGVPGFLRGKGSGWVTAEYGMLPRSTHSRSSREAARGKQTGRTQEIQRLIGRSLRAVTKLKLLGERQIVIDCDVLQADGGTRTASITGGYVALYLCLQKMAAQGMIDGIPLTDQVAAVSCGIFNGVPVLDLDYPEDSKAQADANFVLTGTGGIVEIQGTAEDEPFSEDAFLTLLSLAKSGIADLARHQRQALGLE; encoded by the coding sequence ATGCGCCCATCCGGCCGTGCCGCCGACCAGTTACGTCCCATCTCCCTCGAAACCGGCTTTTCGCCCTATGCCGAGGGATCGTGCCTCGCCAAATTTGGCGGCACCCATGTGCTGTGCACGGCCTCGCTGGACGAGGGCGTGCCCGGCTTCCTGCGCGGCAAGGGCAGCGGGTGGGTGACGGCCGAATACGGCATGCTGCCGCGCTCGACCCATTCCCGGTCCTCGCGCGAGGCGGCCCGCGGCAAGCAGACCGGCCGCACCCAGGAAATCCAGCGGCTGATCGGCCGCTCGTTGCGCGCCGTCACCAAGCTGAAGCTGCTCGGCGAGCGCCAGATCGTCATCGACTGCGACGTGCTGCAGGCCGATGGCGGCACGCGCACCGCCTCGATCACCGGCGGTTATGTGGCGCTTTACCTGTGCCTGCAGAAAATGGCGGCCCAGGGCATGATCGACGGCATTCCGCTGACCGATCAGGTCGCGGCCGTGTCCTGCGGCATCTTCAACGGCGTGCCCGTGCTCGATCTGGACTATCCCGAGGATTCCAAGGCCCAGGCCGACGCCAATTTCGTGCTGACCGGCACCGGCGGCATCGTCGAGATCCAGGGCACCGCCGAGGACGAGCCGTTCTCGGAAGACGCCTTCCTCACGCTCTTGTCGCTGGCCAAGAGCGGCATCGCCGATCTGGCCCGGCATCAGCGCCAGGCGCTCGGCCTGGAATGA
- a CDS encoding cupin domain-containing protein: protein MTDARQIIDTLGLRPHPEGGHYREIHRAPGEGRSPLTAIYYLLAAGERSRWHRIDATEIWHWYAGAPLLLSVSEDGMTVTRHALGIQLDLGQRPQAIIPPRAWQAAEPQGDWCLMGCTVGPGFEFFGFEMAPEGWEPG, encoded by the coding sequence ATGACCGACGCGCGGCAGATCATCGACACGCTGGGATTGCGGCCCCACCCCGAAGGCGGCCACTACCGGGAAATCCACCGCGCGCCGGGCGAGGGACGCAGTCCGCTGACGGCGATCTACTACCTGCTGGCCGCCGGCGAGCGCTCCCGCTGGCACCGGATCGACGCCACCGAAATCTGGCACTGGTACGCCGGCGCGCCGCTGCTGCTGTCCGTGTCCGAGGACGGCATGACCGTCACCCGTCATGCGCTCGGCATCCAGCTCGACCTCGGCCAGCGCCCCCAGGCCATCATCCCGCCCCGCGCCTGGCAGGCCGCCGAACCCCAGGGCGACTGGTGCCTGATGGGCTGCACCGTGGGCCCGGGCTTCGAGTTTTTCGGCTTCGAAATGGCCCCGGAAGGCTGGGAACCGGGCTAA